CCGACATCCGGGAGTACTTACGTGCGGAGCGCGGTTGTTCACCTAACCGAAAGAGGCGCTGTCCTCGACGCGGCAGGGACCGAACGTTTGATTTTGGGATCTAAGGGCGCGATCGACTCGCCCGCTCACATTTTCGAACGTTTGCGTTCACGAAGGCGGCCGTTCCGGCTGCGCGGCCGTGTCGTCCGGATTGCTATGATCGGGTCTACCAATGGAAATTGAAATTGCGACGATTGGCGGATACGAGGAAGTCGGCCGGCAGATGACTGCCGTCCGCGCCGGTACCGACATCGTGATCTTCGACATGGGGCTGAACCTGTCGAAGGTCCTCATTCACGATAACATCCGAACGGAAGGAATGCACAGTCTCGACCTGATCGACATGGGTGCGATTCCTGACGATCGAGTCATGAACGACCTCGAAGGTGACGTACAAGCGATCGTTCCGACGCACGGGCACCTGGATCACATCGGGGCGATCAGCAAACTCGCTCATCGATACGACGCACCAATCGTCGGGACACCGTTCACGATCGAGCTCGTGAGCGACGAGGTCGAGGAAGAGCAGAAGTTCGACTTCGACAACGATCTCGTCAAAATGGAGGCCGGCGAAACGATGACGATCGGTGACCACGGCTGTGAACTCGAATTCGTCAACGTCACCCACTCGATCATCCAGGCGATCAACCCGGTCCTGCACACGCCCGAGGGTGCGATCGTCTACGGACTGGACAAGCGGATTGACCACACCCCGGTCATTGGCGACCCGATCGATATGGATCGCTTCCGTGAGATCGGTCGGGAGGGCGTTCTCTGTTACATCGAGGACTGTACAAACGCGAACAAGAAAGGCAGGACTCCCAGCGAGAACGTCGCGCGAGAACACCTCCGAGACGTCCTCTACAGCATGGAGGACTACGACGGGGCAATCCTCGCGTCAACGTTCTCCAGCCATATTGCCCGGGTCAAATCGCTCATCGAATTTGCACGAGATATCGGACGGACGCCGATCTTGCTCGGACGATCGATGGAGACGTACTCGGGGACCGCGAAGCGGATCGGCGTCGATTTCCCATCGGACGTCGAGATGGTTGGCTACCGCCGCTCCATCGAACAGACCCTGGAACGGATCATGAACGACGGCAAAGAAAACTTCCTGCCGGTCGTCACGGGCCATCAGGGCGAACCGCGGGCACTCCTCACGCGAATGGCTCGTGGCGAAACCGCGTTCGAACTCGAACCCGGCGACAAGGTGGTCTACTCCGCACGCGTAATTCCCGAACCGACCAACGAGGGGCAACGCTATCAAGCGGAGAAATTGCTCGGCATGCAAGGGGCGCGCGTCTACTCCGACATTCACGTCTCGGGCCACCTCTGCCAGGAGGGACACTACACGATGCTCGATGCGCTTCAACCGGAGAACATCATCCCTGCACACCAGGACCTCCGCGGATTCTCGGGATACGTGGATCTCGCATCCGATCGAGGATACACACTTGGGCGGGATTTACACCCCACGTCGAACGGGAACATCATTCAAATAAACTGAATCGCCTCGCACACCGTTTTGACGAGCGGTAGTACGGGAGCCAACCGTCGAAAGTTCGCAAAAAATAGCGGGAGA
This region of Halosolutus amylolyticus genomic DNA includes:
- a CDS encoding RNase J family beta-CASP ribonuclease → MEIEIATIGGYEEVGRQMTAVRAGTDIVIFDMGLNLSKVLIHDNIRTEGMHSLDLIDMGAIPDDRVMNDLEGDVQAIVPTHGHLDHIGAISKLAHRYDAPIVGTPFTIELVSDEVEEEQKFDFDNDLVKMEAGETMTIGDHGCELEFVNVTHSIIQAINPVLHTPEGAIVYGLDKRIDHTPVIGDPIDMDRFREIGREGVLCYIEDCTNANKKGRTPSENVAREHLRDVLYSMEDYDGAILASTFSSHIARVKSLIEFARDIGRTPILLGRSMETYSGTAKRIGVDFPSDVEMVGYRRSIEQTLERIMNDGKENFLPVVTGHQGEPRALLTRMARGETAFELEPGDKVVYSARVIPEPTNEGQRYQAEKLLGMQGARVYSDIHVSGHLCQEGHYTMLDALQPENIIPAHQDLRGFSGYVDLASDRGYTLGRDLHPTSNGNIIQIN